A stretch of DNA from Leptospira barantonii:
AATTTTTTCTGAAGAATGGATGGGGTTATATTGAAAAAAGTAGTAAATAGAATCAGTTATTAAAAGGATTGAAGTTAAAGGCAATGAATGAATATTTAAATCAGTTCCCGGACTTCTATAGAAAGATCGTATATAAATTTCTGTGTCAGGTTGAATTTATTTCAAATATTGAGTTTGAAGAAGAGCTGACTAATTTAGTATTAGATAACCTGATTAAAATAAATGGAAAAATAGCATTCTTTCCAATTTCAAAGGGACCTGAAAACAATCGCGACAAAGTAAGATATTCGAGTGGAGAAAAAATAGGTTATATACTGACTAATTTAGAAAGATTATTTCCAGACAAAATAAAGGTTTCTCCAAGTATATTAGAAATGAGAACGCAAAGATATAAATCAATCGTTTTTGTCGATGATGTAATTGCATCTGGCGAGAGCATAATAAAATATGCTCGTAATAAAATAAACAAATCTATAAAATCCTGGAGTTCATTAGGATACGTTAATCTTTATCTGCTTTCTGTAGTTGGATATCCAAACGGAATTAATAGGATTTTAGAAAATACAAATTTATTTAAATCTGAAAATATTTATTGTTCGAGAATTGCATTAAATAAGTCCAAAATTTACAATTCTGAATTAACTTATACTGCCAATAAATTTGGTCGATTGACAAATCGATCAAATTTAAGCATTGGG
This window harbors:
- a CDS encoding phosphoribosyltransferase-like protein; amino-acid sequence: MNEYLNQFPDFYRKIVYKFLCQVEFISNIEFEEELTNLVLDNLIKINGKIAFFPISKGPENNRDKVRYSSGEKIGYILTNLERLFPDKIKVSPSILEMRTQRYKSIVFVDDVIASGESIIKYARNKINKSIKSWSSLGYVNLYLLSVVGYPNGINRILENTNLFKSENIYCSRIALNKSKIYNSELTYTANKFGRLTNRSNLSIGFMESKGYHIFEHGCPNNIPSMLWAKGNKNNFKPLFKNRGIPLNLRYLFKKEFQIQQSIENIFDLNQPKLALRLITAIENKFLKHIEKEILIVLSISSIGVSEGNASQYFTNQRRLIYLIKLLKKQCVLNSDFTITKYGRQILKKYKNFQVNNEIAGEQQYIEDIYLPDIFEGVPIRV